A window of the Gossypium hirsutum isolate 1008001.06 chromosome A05, Gossypium_hirsutum_v2.1, whole genome shotgun sequence genome harbors these coding sequences:
- the LOC107903048 gene encoding LOB domain-containing protein 15 yields MSRERERFDEIGKKIKREADVSANYQMGRRHMLGPPGTLNTITPCAACKLLRRRCAQECPFSPYFSPHEPQKFASVHKVFGASNVSKMLMEVPESQRADAANSLVYEANVRLRDPVYGCMGAISALQQQVQSLQAELNAVRAEIIKYKCREANLVPPSSHVAMLSSGAVPVAAPPPATTQPPPPPPPPPLPTITAVTTCSIYTQPTTSTDYTTLSNDNVSYFG; encoded by the exons ATGTCCAGAGAAAG GGAGAGATTTGATGAGATAGGCAAGAAGATCAAGAGAGAAGCAGATGTTTCAGCCAATTATCAGATGGGAAGAAGGCATATGTTGGGTCCTCCTGGAACCCTAAATACGATTACACCATGCGCCGCCTGCAAACTCTTGAGGCGTAGGTGTGCTCAAGAATGCCCATTTTCTCCATATTTCTCCCCTCATGAACCCCAGAAGTTTGCTTCTGTTCACAAGGTGTTTGGTGCTAGCAATGTCTCAAAGATGCTAATG GAAGTACCGGAGAGCCAACGAGCCGACGCGGCCAACAGTCTTGTTTATGAGGCGAATGTGAGGTTAAGAGATCCAGTTTATGGGTGCATGGGTGCAATTTCAGCTTTACAACAGCAAGTTCAATCTTTACAAGCTGAACTGAATGCAGTAAGGGCTGAgataataaaatacaagtgtagGGAAGCTAACCTTGTACCACCTTCTTCCCATGTAGCCATGCTCTCATCTGGGGCTGTTCCGGTGGCTGCACCACCGCCAGCCACCACTCAACCaccacctccaccaccaccacctcctctTCCTACTATCACCGCCGTTACAACTTGTTCCATATACACCCAACCCACCACTTCTACGGACTATACCACCCTTTCAAATGATAATGTTTCCTACTTTGgataa